The Cellulophaga sp. RHA19 genome includes the window CTAAAATAGGGTCTGGCAAACTAGATACAAAAAAATCGGTTTTAATATAGTCAGATAATTTAGCTTCAATCTGCTCTGGATTCAATTTTATTCCTCCAGAATTTATAATATTATCAAACCTACCTAACCATATAAATTCAGATTCTGAAACTAATTCTACTACATCATTAGTTATTATAATTTGCGTTGATACTTTTGGTGCATCTATTACCAAACAATTACGATTATCTAAAGAAATTTTTACGTTTGGCAGAGTTTTAAATGATGTAGATTTTATTTCTTTTAAAGCAATATGAGTAATAGTCTCTGTCATCCCATAAGTTTCATACAAATGTGTAGAGGCATTTTTTAATTTATCTTTTAAATCTAAAGAAACTGCTGCGCCACCAATTATAAGTGTATCTATTATATGTAATTTTTGTAAACTATTATTTACCTGCATAGGAACCATTGCAGAAAACTTGTATTGTTTGCTTACTTTATTTAAAGGATTAGAACTAGGATCTACATAGTCTATTTCTAAACCAAGAACTAATGCTCTAACTAACATCATTTTACCTGCTATATAACTCGCTGGCAAACACAACAAAGCAGTATCACTTTCTTTTAAATGAAAAAAAACACCAGTTGCTAAAGCAGAATTCATCATCTGCTTTTTATGCACTATTATTGGCTTAGGTGTACCTGTAGAACCAGAAGTGTGTATAATTAATGTTGGCGAATTAGAAAGCCAATCTTGCAAAAATAAACCTATGGCATTTTCAAAATTATCTTTTTTAATTAATTCTAAAGTAAACGCTTTTAGACTATCATAAGAGAAAGAAACACCATTAAGTTTAAATTTAGGATGTATTTTTGTATTAAAATGCATTGTCTGTAAGTTGCTCAGGAGTCAATTCCTCTTCTTTTAAAACTTTACCAGTTAGTTTTTCTTTCCAGTTTGTCCACTTATATTTTTTAGCAAAAAGGAGTATTAATATTGGATATATTACTAAAACAGGTACAAAAATATCCCAACCTAGTTCTGGCTTACTCACATCTACATAAATAGAATCTGTCTGAAAAACGGTCCAATCTGCAGTAACCAACAAAGCTCCAATTAAATTATTAGCAGCGTGAAAACCAAGGGCAAGTTCTAAACCGTCATCCATTAAAGTTATAATACCTAAAAAGAAACCTGTACCAATGTAGTACACCATTATACCATAACCAAGTGTTTCTACCTCTGGGTTAGCCATATGCATAACACCAAATAAAACAGATGTTACAATTAAAGGTACTAGCTTATTACCTGCTAAAATACCCAGACCTTGCATCATATGTCCTCTAAAAAGGTATTCTTCAAAACTGGTTTGTAAGGGTATTAAAAGTATGCTAATAATAGCTAAAGTTATAAAAGGTCCTAGTTTAAAGTTAAAAACAAAATCCTCTGGAGAGAGTACAAAACCTATAGCAAATAAGAATATGGTTAGTAACCCCCAAAAAGCAAATGAAAAGCCAATACGTTTAAAGTCTATCTTTTTTCTTGCGGTAGTTAAAGATGTTACAGACTGTCCGTGAACAAGTTTTGTCCAACCTAAAACAACCAACAAACCAAAAGCTAAAGGTACTAGGTTAATAGCAAACACAAGGTTTCTGCCAAGTTGCTCTATCATTTTATCCATTAACTCATCTACAGGCACAGGAGAAGCTTTAACAGAGATATAATTAAATATCATTAAAATTATAAAACCTGTAGGAAGAATAAAATACTTCCACATACCTCTTGTTTTTGCTTTTAGTCCTTGTTCTATATACATAAATCTTCTATTAAATTTTGTTGCCAATCTAG containing:
- a CDS encoding AMP-binding protein; this translates as MHFNTKIHPKFKLNGVSFSYDSLKAFTLELIKKDNFENAIGLFLQDWLSNSPTLIIHTSGSTGTPKPIIVHKKQMMNSALATGVFFHLKESDTALLCLPASYIAGKMMLVRALVLGLEIDYVDPSSNPLNKVSKQYKFSAMVPMQVNNSLQKLHIIDTLIIGGAAVSLDLKDKLKNASTHLYETYGMTETITHIALKEIKSTSFKTLPNVKISLDNRNCLVIDAPKVSTQIIITNDVVELVSESEFIWLGRFDNIINSGGIKLNPEQIEAKLSDYIKTDFFVSSLPDPILENKLVLLIEDEQQNEDILAALKESEVFTFYEIPKDVYYIQEFTRTNSGKIKRTKTLQLLKK
- a CDS encoding CPBP family intramembrane glutamic endopeptidase, with the protein product MYIEQGLKAKTRGMWKYFILPTGFIILMIFNYISVKASPVPVDELMDKMIEQLGRNLVFAINLVPLAFGLLVVLGWTKLVHGQSVTSLTTARKKIDFKRIGFSFAFWGLLTIFLFAIGFVLSPEDFVFNFKLGPFITLAIISILLIPLQTSFEEYLFRGHMMQGLGILAGNKLVPLIVTSVLFGVMHMANPEVETLGYGIMVYYIGTGFFLGIITLMDDGLELALGFHAANNLIGALLVTADWTVFQTDSIYVDVSKPELGWDIFVPVLVIYPILILLFAKKYKWTNWKEKLTGKVLKEEELTPEQLTDNAF